The DNA region TAACAACAACTGTTGCATCTCTCAGTGTTGTAGGGAAGCTGCTTCCCCATGTCATACTGAAAAGGCTCCAGGTGCTTGCAGAGAGAGTCTGCAATCAGCCTGAAAAAAACACAAGTCGTGGGTCAGGACATGGAGTCACTTCCCTGTATTACAATCTTTGCACAAGACTACTTTAGCAAGGCCTGCCAAGACTTTGGACTAACAATCAGCCTGAAAAAAACACAAGTCATGGGTCAGGACATAGATTCACCTCCCTGTATTACAATCTTTGCACAAGAACTTGAGGTCATCCATGACTTTGTGTACCTTGGCTCAACTATTTCTGACCCTCTCTCTTTAGATACTAAGCTGAATAAACGCATTGGTAAAGCGGCCACCACTTTTTCCAGACTTACAAAGAGAATATAGTTTAATAAGAAGCTGATGGAACATACAAAGATCCAGATCTAtagagtgtcagggttccaaacaacatccaaaattaaatcagagttcaaggcaaattATTGCTCAAACTTCCAATCTATTAAGACAGTCATGtcggcacatctggggaaaacctgaatcttaaaacttcccggttttccccacccaggtgaaagttcaagatcctgcccccacacccacatggtccaatcttccactccatgctggcagttccacccatccagttccggtcaaatGAAGagatgtagagacaaaggatgaccttggattctagaaaggaattttattttgacaatatCACATTCTATTCCTAACTAttctccctcccatttccccactaatgaaacagcatagtagaatagaatattagtgtggcaggccaaagatcccaaaaggaaccagcTAGAGGACTGACGTAGAGGCTGCATCCTGAGCACACTCTTGTACTGCAGTGAGTCTTGGACCCTTTATGCACAGTATGAGAGAAAGCTGAACACTTTTCATATGCACTGTCTCCGATGTATCCTTGGCATCACCTGATATGACAAAGTTCCAAATAGCACAGTGTTGGAACATACTGGAATTTCTAGCATGTATACACTATTGAAACAGTGACATCTACTCTGGCTTGGGCATGTCGTGAGAATGGCTGATAGTCTCCAATTCGAAGAGAGACCTGTTtggcaggctgaggcaaagaggcagtcctgGAACCAGCAAAAtttgggggctgggcaggggacggaacgtatctgccctcagtgtggaaaaGATTGCCATTCTcaaattggcctttttagccacaccagatgatGCATTAGgatctctttccagagcacgatgccatagtcttttgagactgaaggatgccaatgtgaaggatattgtaaatttcattttaaaagtatttgaaattattatttttggacTATACAACAAAAAAATGTATATGGTGTAGGAATTTTTGAAAAATACTAATGTAATTTTGAATTATAGTTTTGACCTATAGTTTTGAATCATTTAGAAGTTATTTGCATGTGGAGAAACGATGATTGCtttcatttttgctttgttttgtttcttttgttttgataAGGAGATGCTGAAGGTTAGATACCGAAGGCAGAGGATAaagaaaatggagaggaaatctttAACACAAACTTTGAAATATCTTTCAGCCAAGTTCTTGGACAGACTAGAGACAACACTTGATCAAATTGATAGAACATGTTTTAATGAAGTTGTAAAACAAGAATGAGCAAGAAaggataataaaattatatttcattatcttacCCTTTTTCTCTTCAGGTCTTGTTTTTGCTCATGGGGAGCACTGGACTGTGATGCGACGGTTTACATTATCCACATTACGGGACTATGGAATGGGCAAGAGGACCATTGAAGACAAAATCACAGAAGAGTGTAGTATCTTAACAAAGACAATGGAGACTTATGCAGGTGGGTcagtgtcagaggtgggttcctaccagtttgtaccagttcggtagaaccggtttgtcaaatctaccgaaccggttagaagaggttccaccagtggacccagaatgCAGGCcgcacatacagaagaggttccaaaaatttttgaaacccaccactggtagtgtACTGTAATGGAACATCTTCTGGGATAAATGTAGAAAGGGAAATAATTTCTGCAGATTTTATCAAATGACCAATGAGTGTGTTGGGACTTAAACAATTTTTAAACCCATTGATTTTTTCCTATAAAAATACTTCCTTGTCCAATTTATGCTAAGTTTATTTACAGAAAGGTGACTTGTTGTTTGCAAAATGGTTCCAGAGGACATGAATTGTTAGTTTAGTGTAATCCAACAGTCTCTCATAAATCACACTTCTAGACTTATTCTTCTTTAGAGACTCCTCTAAATCCTCTATTTAGAGCGGCTTGCACATCCTTCCTCTAAGCATGAAAATATGTTGCAAACTGGAGTTCTTGCTCCTCCCTGCCTTCGGTCAAGATGTATGATATTTAAAACTGCACTAATTTAATGAGGAGGCATTGCAATAACTTTGCCAAATATTTTATCCTGAAGGAGTTCTTCAGTTCCAAAGAAAACATCACTGATGTATAGTCAAATAGTACAGTTCTGATTCTGGGAAAATGAATtaccattaaaatattttttaatatttttaatataaatacttccagtgttatCAGCAATAGCTTCAGCTTTCAGTGAGCAATGCTCCCTTTATGTAAGCTGATTTTGAGTATAAATGCAGTAGAAAACAGATTTAATTCTAGTTTCATTTACAATTTTTTAATCTATTGTTTTTGTCCAGGAAAACCCTTTGATATCACTAGAATTCTCACTGCTGCTGTTTCCAACATCACAGTTTCCATTCTATTTGGGAAACGTTATGAATATGAAGATGCCACATTTTTACAACTACTGAAGATAATTAAGGAAAATATTCAGCTTCTGGGAAGCCCTGCTGTGTTGGTAATCTAATTTCATATTTGGCAAAAATAAAATGCCACGAAAAACAGGCAACAGAATGTGTGTTTCAACTTTGTTGAAAAGCAAAGCATGTTCCTTCTCATAGCATTGTTTTGATAAAAATGTTTGAGATTTCCAcctaaaatattcaaaatattcaacTTCCATAATGTGTgttttcctttatctttcttttaGCTATATAATTTGTTTCCCAAGTTGGGGTTTCTTTTGGGTGctcataaaataataatgaagaatCAAAAGGAGCTCCATGATTTCATACAGACTACCTTCATAGAATATCTCCAAAACCTTGATGAAAATGACCAGAGAAATTTTATTGAATCATTTCTTGTTCGGCAAAAACAGGTAATAGTATATGTTATAAGTATCTATAattattgatattttaaaatataaagcatatttttaaaatatattaaaaatatgctTCCATATAAATTACTTCCTAAGAcccttgttttgaaaatatggaAGGAAACAAATTTCTAAAGCTCTTCATTACTTCATTTCCGAATCTGCAGCTACTTAAAACTACACCCAGATTGATTTCTCTCCCCATTAAAAATGCCATAAATATTGATCTCTTTCTGGAGGAGTTGGTCCAAGTGGGGATGGGAATGGATGAATCCTTTGtgccaatttttttctctttctatgcAACTGTTTGATTTTACAGTTTTCCTTTGAGAAATCCAGTAGTGTTGGAACAACTATAACTTCTCAGGCTCTTACCCACACATAAAGTGTCAACTGAAATTTCAGGAATATGTGTTACTTGGATAGGGAGAGTTTCCTTACTAATATTTTTTATACACTTCAGGAGACTATGAAGATGACACACGGTGGATATTTCCATAATGGAAACCTTATAGGTCTTGTAAATGATTTATTTGTTGCTGGTGCCGACACAACAGCAAGCACTCTGCGCTGGGCCATACTCCAAATGATGAAATACCCAGAAATTCAGAGTAAGCATTTTCATTTCATTGACttgcaataaaaattaaaaatgtctgAAAAAGAATGGTTGGTATTTCACATGCtacatgaatgaaggcaaagtgATGAGCCAAGAATTAAGTTGCCTTTCAAATAAGAATAAGAAggcaagggaaaggaagggaagagaagggaacggaacagaacagaacagaacagaatataatagttttattggCCAAGATGTGATTTTGTATCCGGCTCATAAGGTCTCAGTACACATACAAACAACAAGATACTAATAACTGTGAAATACCAATGGAGTAGGTAGTAGAAAAGATgggaaggataataataataataatgcagccatACTACATGGATAGTATGATAGTATAGACAGTACTATGGTAATTGGATATTAAGCAGAGTGTTGGCATGAGGGAAAAAATCtgtttgtgtctagttgttttgccaTGCAAGGTCCTATAGTTGCAtcctgaggggaggagttgaaacagtttatgtccaggatgtgagggatctgtagatattatctcagccctctttgtgggcagtGCAATATGCAGGTCCTCAGTGTATGGAGGTTGGTTCCACCCTCCCAAAAATACAGACAAGGCAACTTTGATCTCATGGAAGGTAAAtaagctaaaaagaaaaagaaagaaaaatggaatattaATTTATAGCAAACCACCTTCCTGGGAAGTACTAGaacaattaaaagataaagaaggaagAACATTAATTTTGAAATTAAGAGAAGGCAAGATTTTAACACTGATATCCAAGTATGCTCCAAATACAGATTAGGAACAATTATATGGAAGCTTCTTTTGGACATTAATAAGAAATTTCAGAGAAGGGAGTTTTCATAAAAATATGGACAAATGCTATACCTGAGCTTAGTCACATCATctctagaagaagaaaaaatttcaACAAAGTTTTTTCATGATATTGATATTTGACCAATGATGGGAGATTGAAAATCCAATGGAGGAGAATATTGGAGAATATCGGAAAATCTGATAGAGGTTGAAAATACAACAGCAAGAGATTATGTTTCTTTCTGCAAGATGCCAAGTGTATTCAAGAATTCATATGTGCTAAGGTTCTCACTATCAAAGAAATGCAGATTTCCTCTGTGACATAGCCACGTGATTTCAAAAAGAACATTAAAACATGTCAACCAAAATCATTTTGGAAATGCAAACAAAACAGGGAACCTTATAATAGCACATCAGAAAACAGAATGAAAGAAGGATGATGACAGCAAAAGATTAAAGGAACAAACTGTTACATTCATGATTAACaaaatgtaatatttgaataATTTGCAAAATGTTCAAGGAATtaaatattaagaacaaaataAATGGAGGAAATAGGTGGAGGAATATCTCTTCTCTAAATGGAAATATTCTtacaaggagaaagaagaagaaaagtgtgAATACATGAAATTACAGATTAATATCATGAAATATCAAGCACAAATATACTTGGCTTCATGATCTTATTTTCTAATAGTGCAGTTGAAATATTTTTGTATGTATTCATGCAATTTTTGAACTTACAGAATATGACTTTTACAATTACCACTAATAATATTTTCTATATCTTTGTAATATTTCTCTCATATATGAATTTGTTCTCTGTATCTTTCTGATATTTCCTCTAATATCTGACAAAGTTCCTCTCTGGTTTAGCACCAgttcttcaaaaaaaatattattttattttggagatTACATGACTCTTGGTGGTTCTGAGTTGCTTACATTTTACAAAGAGCAGtagtaaaagggaaaaaaatcataaatgacCTAAAGATCTAGAAAAACTAAAAGTCATTTAATCAGGGCTCCAACCTCAGCCTATCACAAAGTCCAGGGGAAAGCCAGGTCTTCAATAGTTTTCTGAATGACATCAGAGTGCCAGCAATCTGGACCTCTGGATGATACCTTTCCAGAGGACAAGCATCAGTTCCAAGAAGGCACGCACCCTGGAGACACACTAAATGCTTTTAATTTATGGACCCAAAGTGTGCCCACTTGCCCAATCTCATCAGCACTCACATTGCACTCAGAAGCCTATTACAAGTTGTCTAGTGAGCTCACATGGGCATAATGAGGCATGCAAATCACTATCTATCCTGTCACATGCAAATCACTATCTATCCTGTCACATACTATGTTGAATATAATCCCTGAATGGCCTGCAAGAATTCCAGgtgtacagtagaatagaatagtccaTTTGTAAAGAGAATAATGTATGAATGACCATCTGAAGGGCATTCATCCAAGTATCACCATCAGTTACTATTGTATCATTCAGAATTTAGCATTTATGCATTAACTCCCATTTAAACCAAAATTCAAAAAATGAATCATCTTGATAATTCATAATTTTGTTCTCCCAGGTAAGATCCAAGCAGAAATTGCAAGAGAGATTGGTGATATTCAACCAAGGACTGAGCACCGAGTCAAAATGCCTTACACAGATGCTGTAATTCATGAATTTCAAAGATTTGCTGATATTGCTCCCTCCAATATGCCACGTGCAACCACCATGGATATAACTTTCAAAGGGTTCTTTATCCCCAAGGTGATTAATCTGAAATCACTGTATTATATGACATCTAGTCTGTTGTGTTCAGTGGGTAGGAAAAAGTAGTCCTTAAGTGGATGGAATTGGCTAAATCAATTATAAGTCCGAAGACAGTTATCTTATTAGAACAATTTTCATAGAAGCATCTGTCAAGGCGCCAATGGGAGATGTTTTTCTTTGGTATCTGGCATTCTGAAAGTGTCCCACCTCTTCATTCATGGTACTTTCCTTTCTTGCTCTattcttttatagcaatagcaatagcagttagacttatataccatttcatagggctttcagccccctctaagcggtttacagagtcagcatattgcccccacagtctgggtcctcattttacccacctcggaaggatggaaggctgagtcaaccttgagccggtgagatttgaaccgccaaactgcagctaacagcagtgcagtggctgcagtactgcactctaaccactgcgccacctcggctcttttatttcttcctcatCTTGGTTTATTGCTTTATTTCCTCTCCTTGTCTTCAGTaagcctttattattattattttgggtgGGGGGTGTCTTCATTTTCTTGatactttttcttatttttatttccaaaagTAAAAAGTATGAATTGTGCAAATTCAAAATTCTTGATTtatcattgttttcatttttaatataatccaaatttcttttatagCCAGACTTTAACAACAAAACATTGGCAATACCTCTCAAGGACAAAAGAAGTAAATGTTCCATAACAAAATGATCACAGAAAAATTAAGATGTTTTCCACAATGGACAgtaaatagaaatggaaaatccccatttctttggaaagaaaaaaaaagattaaagatatagacaaaaaaaatgaaacagctaTTTTAAGAACTAGTAAAATACAAAAAGATTGCAATAGAAATCTGATGTAAATAGAAATTTAATATAATCAAGTTGGGAAATTATCAAGGAGAAAGTC from Thamnophis elegans isolate rThaEle1 chromosome 3, rThaEle1.pri, whole genome shotgun sequence includes:
- the LOC116505850 gene encoding cytochrome P450 2K6-like, with translation MGLSGLDLILIVLLFILAIMFLLKRGSSRNNSCPNLPPGPRTIPILGNLHMMDLKRPHKTMIEWSKEYGPVFRIKLGLQEMVVLTGYETVKEALVNQADAFADRPSIPIFEDITKGFGLVFAHGEHWTVMRRFTLSTLRDYGMGKRTIEDKITEECSILTKTMETYAGKPFDITRILTAAVSNITVSILFGKRYEYEDATFLQLLKIIKENIQLLGSPAVLLYNLFPKLGFLLGAHKIIMKNQKELHDFIQTTFIEYLQNLDENDQRNFIESFLVRQKQETMKMTHGGYFHNGNLIGLVNDLFVAGADTTASTLRWAILQMMKYPEIQSKIQAEIAREIGDIQPRTEHRVKMPYTDAVIHEFQRFADIAPSNMPRATTMDITFKGFFIPKGTHIIPLLTSVLRDESQWEKPHEFYPEHFLDSEGKFVKRDAFMPFSAGRRVCAGEKLAKMELFLFFTSLLQKFTFQPPPGTSKDDLDLTPVVGLTSIPKPYKTCAVLR